A region from the Dehalococcoides mccartyi CG5 genome encodes:
- a CDS encoding TfoX/Sxy family protein — MRATKEFLQLVMDKLSALPEIDSRAMFGGYGIYSEGLMFGLLADENSLYFKAGDTNLADYASYGSHQFKPMPYYEVPADVFEDDGLFIKWAERSVMQAKLMAAKKASKKYK; from the coding sequence GTGAGAGCCACCAAAGAATTTTTGCAATTGGTTATGGATAAACTTTCCGCCTTGCCCGAAATAGACAGCCGGGCTATGTTTGGAGGCTACGGCATATATTCTGAAGGGCTTATGTTTGGGCTTTTGGCAGATGAAAACAGTTTGTATTTCAAGGCCGGGGATACTAATCTGGCTGATTATGCTTCATATGGCAGCCATCAGTTCAAGCCAATGCCGTATTACGAAGTGCCGGCAGATGTATTTGAAGACGACGGGCTGTTTATAAAATGGGCAGAGCGTTCAGTTATGCAGGCAAAGCTGATGGCCGCAAAGAAAGCTTCCAAAAAGTATAAATAG